In Gossypium arboreum isolate Shixiya-1 chromosome 3, ASM2569848v2, whole genome shotgun sequence, the sequence ttcaaaatttaggttcaATTGTTAATaagcttaattatttttgttaaatttgttagtgTGTTATTTGAAAAAATTCACTTAttagtcatgtaattaaaaaatatttaaatttttttataatttataaaattttaaattagtaatagtaaatttatattttaaccccTTCAAAatgatataaattttgatttaatattttaaaatttataaaatatatgctATTAAAATAGTGATATTACATTTTACTAttgtaaaatatacaatttaattccaaCACTTTTCTTCTAGCTTCACTTCAGTTTGTGGTGAAGATGAAGCCAAGTGTCTCAAAGGTTCAAATCttgttactttttttttaataGGTAGTTATGAATGGAAAGGGATTCATTTGCGTAGGTGGAaccatttcataattttttatataattaatattttaatgaatcAATTATTAGATTTATTGATATAATTGTATTTGTCATGAatgtaaattttgaattaatcgaTATCTCTATCATGTCGATCTAAAaagtaaatatattaaaaatcatTAACGGTTAAAAgttttttcttttacataaaacaaATAGTTAGAATCTTTTAATTTATGTAAAATTTGACATGAAATATGATTATTGGATTGTTAAATTATTAGTCGTATGAAAAGTTAAGTATGAGTGTAAAACACTTTAATTTTACATCGATGTAAGTAGATTCCTCCCAATTAAAAAATATCTGAACTTTTTATGGATATAACATTATAGATTTAATTATGGTTTTAATTTGTTTTACTACGGTAAATTTGGGAACgaatttttttacttaattttggtaTAATTTATCTTTTTTAGAGAAAATACAGGATACAAACTTGAAAGACTACATCCTTAAAAGAGGATCctcaaataattttaaacttaGCCTTCTGTCACGAATCATCTTGATTAGATATTCACTATGGTGTTCTTCTCTGAGAGAATGTGTTGAACCCTCCACTGTTTTACATTTGTCATgaattaatatgtttgaattgataCATCATTAGTTAGTatcattattgttattgttaaaaattaatattttcgtTAATATATTCATTAAAAAACGATAATTTAGACATTAAGAAAAACTGATTTGACATGTTAATTAATGTTTTACGTGTctgaacaaaaattttaaaatgtgttgTTGTTACGTTTAGACATATTGTCTCATTGCAATAATTAATTCAACGCATAAAGCCAAACATACGTTGCTtgtgtaaatttgtaaaaataatattttaaatatataattaaatgatTTTCAATCCACACTTCATATTTATAAAATCAAGAATTAAAAGTTATAATatgctcaattttttttttgggttcaACATAAGCTTAGAAAATTAAGCGAGCATTAGTCCTAATGAAAATTATCATCAGTCACCAATAACTATCTAACATCTTCTTTAAGCTAGCATCTTACATAATGTTGAGGATCTTTTAAAATAATCAGCTGCTCAATTATGCTTCCATCTGCCTTAGCTATGCAATTAACAACTTTATTGACATTATGCTAAATATGTCAAAATTTGACTTCTCAATTTTTGGAACACTAATCATGTATATGTCTTACTTCAGCAACACTAATTACTGTAGCCAACTCGTTACGAATAGTTTCAATCACCATTATGTTGTCACTTTTCATCTAATATGCTCGAATttagtattatatttttaatttcaataatttgcttttcttacttttttttaatttaaaaatacatgtctaattatttacattattaagattattttattaattttgctaGTTAATTTTGCTGGTGTAATAttctaaaactaaaaaaaaaaaaaacttagtggGCATGTGATAAAAATATTGTAATTCACTTAAATTTGATAGAGAATTTTAACGGTTACACTTTAATcagaatataatatttaaattaactaatgatatttaagtaaaaattaaaatataaaagttaaatattaaatttgagaGTAATATAGggattgaaattgaaatttaaccatCAATAATGTAAAAGACATGTGGTCCGTAATAATTTATTGCATTTTCATAATAATTTACCGTTTCACGAGACAGTTCGATAAGAGAGCCATAAAGAACACGTAAATGTGCAAGTAGCCTCCTCTATTCTTGTGGCAGATCGTATTGCAAGAGAGGTTCGAGGTAAAATCTAGCACTTAATTATTCATAAAAATTACTGAACAATGTGATAGATTTATtagattatataaaattatataatttagtatttaaatatAACAATGTTAAATTTTTAGTGTTTGATTTGATAAAATACATGTACCacgttaaaaaataataataaactcgGATATTAATTTATACATTAAGCTTAATTTTAATTGTATTTCTTTTTATTATGATAATCATGAGACACATTTGAATAAAACAAGAATATCTTTAATAATCCGTTTTTTGGGTCgaataataaattttgatatcTTTGTAAGTAGAGTTTTATTCTTAAACAAATtactttttaaagaaaaatatttctccgaactaaaacattaattaaaaaatatttttgagaagcATTCTTAAACTTGATCTTAATGTCTTATgagtatataataaaaataatgttgcGAAAGCTTTGCCTTTAATTCAACTTAAGTCGATTTTAAATTTCGCATAAAAAAAAAATACGGTGAAGGGTTAAACcagaaaaattttcatttaactctttctaaatataaataattcttTAGCTCTTGAATAAATGGGaaattttcattttgatcccttcatattttcaatttataatcTTACCTCAATTCCCTAAATAAAAATCTTGACTTTGAGGGAGAATATATTATTAATGCTAATTTTTTTACAAGTTTTATTATTTTGGTGTGTTATTGTAATATCTttagtttaatatttaataaaacttttaaatgTGTCCTTGTCAATTAGATTATGGTAAAAATTTTATGTTTGAAAAAAATTGAGTggatatataatttattttatagttacgtgtttgaaaaaaataattaaaacgtgTTATCATTCCTTTCATATATATGTTGcttgtgtaaatttgaaaaaaaatcttTTAATATTTAGAATACACTTATTTATAAGTCGGGTTATTCGTCTAGACCCGAAGGTTCATCTAAATTTTAGGAAggtttatggtaaaaatattaagctcaaaaatgggtttgggtaaaaatgttAAGCCTATTTAAAATATGAGCCGAGCTCGAGCTAGAGCTTGAATATTCAAGATCCGAAAGATAGTTCGATcgcttttaaatttataatattttatattatataatttaaaacatataaaaaataaacctatactaaatatgaaatatactactctaatgtaaatattaaaataatattatgacGACTATATAAAAGactttaataaataaaagaatatataaaattattaaatattaaaataaaataatataaatattttaaaaaatttaaaaataatatgaatgGACATgaatttgagcaaaattttaaGTTCAGATTTTATATCGAAATAAacttaagtaagcataaaatatgttaatatcataCTTAGATCTAACTCGACCTAAACCCAGCCTGACTTGACATAGCTCATGAGCACATCTAGTTCAGAATAAATATTGTATAATTGTTCGGTTTTTCAGAAGTTTTTTCCATTCCTACATGTAAATAACTTAATATTAGTTGATAATCAACTACATCTTGACCATCTAAAATTAAGATGAGACGAAAAACACCGTACATTAAGGAGTGGTGATACGAAGGGGTTTTACTGTAGCTGAAGGCAGAAAATTGATTTgcgtgaattttttaatttttaatttttatattttgccTAAAATTGTTTGAAATCTATCgagaatttaataaaatatttatttattcacataaataaatatataaatgaattGAAAAGTCTCCATAATATgcatattttgtttatttaagtcCTTCAAGCTTAATTTCAtgttcttcatcttcttcttttAGTTGTTCATCAATTAAGCAAGCTTATAGATTCCAGCTATGGCAGAAAAGAAATGGATTCTGATACTTTCTTTAACTTTCATCATTGCAGTGTCTCAAGTTCACCATTTATACATGGGGTACTGTATACGTacatacacatacacacacatatatatatgtataaattcatgATTTGTTCAATGATTTTGTGTTTTTGCAGGGAACTAACAAGCATAATGCTTGAAAAGCTTCAACAATGGCGGAAACCATTCAACAATGGTGGAAAGAACTTAGCAATTGGACCTAACTTAACAGCTTGTCATTCATCGTACGGTCGACCGGATCTTCTCGTTTATTGTTGTCCACCGGGGTTTCAGAATCCAGTACCCTTCACCGATTTTAAGTTCCCTGACCCATCACCGGTCCGTGTCCGACGACCGGCGCATCTTTTAAACGAAAGCTTTATAGCTAAATATAATAAAGCTTTATCAATAATGAAGTCACTACCATACGATGATCCAAGAAGCTTTCACCGGCAAGCTAATTTACACTGTCAGTTCTGCACCGGCGCTTACGAGATGTTAAACAGTTCCGGGTCGGAGCTGAACATCCACCGTACGTGGATGTTCTTTCCCTGGCATCGGATGATGATATATTTTCACGAACGAATCCTTGGTAGCCTCATTGGAGACGATACTTTCGCGTTGCCGTTTTGGGCTTGGGATATCCCGGACGGAATGACGATACCGGACTTTTACGTAGACAAGAGCTCGCCATTTTTTCACAGCCAGCGCGATTTCTCTCATTTTCCACCTCGGGTGGCGGATTTAGATTACAGCCCCGACGATAACGATCCACGCTTTGATCGGAAAGAACAAACGGAAACCAATTTGGCTTTTATGTATAATCGAATGGTGTCCGGCGCTAAGAAAACGGAGCTGTTCATGGGATGTACATATAAAGCCGGCGACAAGAACTGTGATTCGCCGGGAACTATAGAGAGTGCACCTCATAATACTTTACATACATGGATTGGGTCGGGTTTAAACCCGGGAAGGGAAGATATGGGCAAGTTCTACTCGGCGGCAAAAGATCCGGTTTTTTACGCTCATCATTCAAATATCGATCGTCTTTGGGAAGTTTGGCGGGATATCAACGATCGGAA encodes:
- the LOC108475875 gene encoding polyphenol oxidase I, chloroplastic-like, coding for MAEKKWILILSLTFIIAVSQVHHLYMGELTSIMLEKLQQWRKPFNNGGKNLAIGPNLTACHSSYGRPDLLVYCCPPGFQNPVPFTDFKFPDPSPVRVRRPAHLLNESFIAKYNKALSIMKSLPYDDPRSFHRQANLHCQFCTGAYEMLNSSGSELNIHRTWMFFPWHRMMIYFHERILGSLIGDDTFALPFWAWDIPDGMTIPDFYVDKSSPFFHSQRDFSHFPPRVADLDYSPDDNDPRFDRKEQTETNLAFMYNRMVSGAKKTELFMGCTYKAGDKNCDSPGTIESAPHNTLHTWIGSGLNPGREDMGKFYSAAKDPVFYAHHSNIDRLWEVWRDINDRKLDIDDSDWLNSFFLFYDENLNLVKIKVKDVLDITKLGYSYEEVDRPWLNHRPPPSVPPEQARRITNLKQNENPVFSSDFRRVLDGKLTVTVNRSVKREKVDEEETVVVYGIVVRGNEYVKFDVYVNLSDDTKMNPKFREFAGTFAYIPGGGRGGPNLKKMKLKLGISELLKDLKADEDESIWVTLVLRTTSCGNVSIEGIKIEYIK